The Syngnathus typhle isolate RoL2023-S1 ecotype Sweden linkage group LG3, RoL_Styp_1.0, whole genome shotgun sequence genome window below encodes:
- the LOC133151408 gene encoding general transcription factor 3C polypeptide 1 isoform X2 — protein MDPLDMVEDEVALEGLDGITIPALWIRLGDRKPEFPLQLDDGTKELVWRSLVANSELTFYLLPAERNDVMLNDRFKMSHEENGDEDGQDVYPLCIIHNDKDGFQGSCATFHQRTDVTARLRSPSPIGLEEVLKRYGRKLVAVASQRRRFRALIGSESDPDIKLMDESYCMLERVGRARWQGELQSDLHKSSLKVDSRKLFYIRKPLVRHRLVCPQACTKRLKSGQWQSSILLLLNRFHVVRRSKYDMLMEYVSNLLQKMPQQLAALVTIREHMELPEVICKHVFRYMRDANLVEYCSLPLEDLDQERKPARTRKGNKVKVRCLKLIKPYAGKAVSGAAADEWKADDDDDDDEGDKRRALPPVGRTMETDFLSQAYKLVVSSSTKGISQSGIASRMNIGKLEARMVWRKLERDGVVKGFMVDEGRQRFTKFIGHRSVCGSDDLRLLSKEKQRKAKLFHSSAPPRSAAGKRRCKTPKKSRAAGERAEEEGRDAALDLPVGTEPTAKPAESSERAVAQAALTPELADAEPVSASEEASVEEKEEEEGALPPRQEQEEEEEEGTPSKDGELVDPSDQQLFAKRNRRSTETYRMLRRKNLIIEAVHKLKVIDGLYPLQKLINDEEKLQGLPTKCCKKTTARLVQTLCREGLLKTFTTTVIQDSSSRKLDLYVHPSVQPDDELVRASIDQARFKITSSVLPAACRQAPVDKERSPKAQTQETSKNFRSLAEIKEEHSAGDKVFKPTIVRGLGKTLGFQPKMHRLRVLHSFLWYVIYDHPLGPRPPWMAGAPEVVVQEPPEKTDERVVTLKDLDAALSEDEAVTEIPSHASCEIKVYSEEDSWKRFVPPVRRHCDRGSGWVIVGDLLLCLPLSIYVQLIQINYQVDGLEEYLNDPVKQHHLIQQLPLAMRKKLFFRRRYVYAFFENLQRLVCMGLLHLAPVEKLKEKDMLFCYLKRHATIVDTMNAEAHYWLAKEPADKPFDRRRYTFSSGDDVDTYWFDLMSICLNTPLGCIRPKRATTADDETAPSFVNDRTLFLALASLLKGSNAVCDDGTTPGDGRGAGGLASEFFAHLKRNWLWTNSLLSCNRRRPAGSDNSKLRLMSLLSKEALRAALKAGASSPRFLTAKKSAVTQETVEVAVEPSSRNREVVGGKGRKRKRAKKEVVKIPRKKKKEPKKRIPAHDEADHRALKKMTRRRVIWAVQEDSLLMLCAVASHLLNTKLRRTFVAHCLVRDLLQSEFQISEDKTSLAVGRRTRYILKNPQTFLNYRICLAEIYQDKDLLKQLQDNKPADPNNAEDCAKAFGQYVELLRQKFSSVLSADDARLPESKSQVFSLSKVCTIATDKQVPCRDTLTCTKDIQTLVLFNLIQSTLAMTNHQMKESRSFQTFHVYSRYPQDLLCQVFVQCRKRHMVNRRRVCHTAGPKKNRALPILPMSFQLSQSYFRLFSWRFPHTLCSDSFDFLKTLADNGTGDDGPPVSFRLERKNRTAAKGEDEPEGEPLPGHGPEGSPTTRFSLDSPGGACVVSLALMTLGLLSVHVSVPNKMVVVDSDLVDNDFKSTASLEDEDDEDEVAGAVACEGQKPLRVSAYRASHTKYLLMKGFFVPGIVQLRNLNTSDNIVVESCVVRMRLRQTPLGALLSHHGAALDLSRSGPSLLPSVLTRCVGEGAPAPARRADYSPEDWRARAQLSRRLDAAGEIGVDQADLLRELAHLPSLERYLEDLQEDGQAVRVGAYGFRWVLSRHAAPWILTIQPRTGPHTQAAPGDDPFLRKRPGEMEGEPPAKKMAATDEGRGQKNQEAKRRAQDSADEEQWRGAEDEKKDGEGALPQQVDDLDGGESVSFASRPWRLVDGTLNRQVCKGMLEAVLFHIMSRPGITLQRLLSYYEAVLQPVVALELLQSLVELGCVVERTLVKRGKPALFGPPPVTTERQECIFYEPTVDCVLRLARVLPNEHHWNYCKKQP, from the exons ATGGATCCGCTGGACATGGTGGAGGATGAAGTGGCCTTGGAGGGACTGGACGGCATCACTATCCCTGCTTTGTGGATACGACTCGGGGATAGGAAGCCCGAGTTCCCACTCCAGCTGGACGACGGCACCAAGGAGCTCGTCTGGAGGTCGCTGGTGGCCAACAGCGAGCTGACGTTCTACCTGCTGCCCGCCGAGAGGAACGATGTGATGCTGAACGACAG GTTCAAGATGTCCCACGAGGAGAACGGCGATGAAGACGGCCAAGACGTGTACCCGCTGTGCATCATCCACAACGACAAGGACGGCTTCCAGGGCTCGTGCGCCACCTTCCATCAAAGGACCGACGTCACGGCGCGCCTGCGTTCTCCGTCACCCATCGGCCTGGAAGAGGTTTTGAAAAG GTACGGCAGGAAGCTGGTGGCGGTGGCGTCGCAGCGGCGCCGTTTTCGCGCGCTCATCGGCAGCGAGAGCGACCCCGACATCAAACTGATGGACGAGTCCTACTGCATGCTGGAGCGAGTGGGACGGGCACGGTGGCAGGGGGAGCTGCAGAGTGACCTGCACAAGTCCTCTCTCAA GGTGGACTCGCGCAAGTTGTTCTACATCAGGAAGCCTCTGGTCCGCCATCGCCTGGTGTGCCCCCAGGCCTGCACCAAACGCCTCAAGTCGGGACAGTGGCAAAGCTCCATCCTCCTCTTGCTCAATCGCTTCCACGTCGTCAG GAGGTCCAAGTACGATATGCTTATGGAGTACGTGTCCAACTTACTCCAGAAGATGCCGCAGCAGCTGGCTGCTTTGGTCACCATCCGAGAGCACATG GAGCTGCCGGAGGTGATATGCAAGCATGTCTTTCGCTACATGCGAGATGCCAATCTGGTGGAATACTGTAGCCTGCCTCTGGAGGACTTGGACCAAGAGAGAAAACCCGCGCGCACCAGAAAAG GCAATAAAGTCAAAGTGCGCTGCCTGAAGCTCATCAAGCCGTACGCGGGCAAGGCGGTGAgcggcgccgccgccgacgAGTGGAAGGcggacgacgacgatgacgacgacgaggGCGACAAGAGGCGAGCGCTGCCCCCCGTGGGCCGGACCATGGAGACGGATTTCTTGTCGCAGGCGTACAAGCTGG TTGTATCAAGCAGCACCAAGGGAATCTCTCAGTCGGGCATCGCGTCCAGGATGAACATTGGCAAGCTGGAGGCTCGCATGGTCTGGAGGAAGTTGGAGCGAGACGGCGTGGTCAAG GGCTTCATGGTGGACGAAGGCCGCCAGAGGTTCACCAAGTTCATCGGCCACAG GAGCGTGTGCGGCAGTGACGACCTGCGGCTCCTCTCCAAAGAGAAGCAACGCAAAGCAAAGCTTTTCCACTCCTCGGCCCCGCCCCGTTCGGCCGCCGGCAAGCGACGATGCAAAACTCCCAAGAAGAGCAGAGCGGCCGGCGAACGGGCAGAAGAGGAAGGCCGTGACGCCGCTTTGGATTTGCCGGTCGGGACCGAACCCACAGCAAAGCCCGCGGAGAGTTCCGAGCGGGCCGTCGCCCAAGCCGCTCTGACTCCAGAGCTGGCGGACGCGGAGCCCGTCAGCGCCTCAG agGAAGCTTCAGtcgaggagaaagaggaggaagaaggagcTTTGCCTCCACgccaggagcaggaggaggaggaggaagaagggacGCCATCAAAGGACGGCGAACTGGTGGATCCCAGTGACCAGCAGCTG TTCGCCAAGCGCAACCGCAGGTCCACCGAAACCTACCGCATGCTCCGGAGGAAGAACCTCATCATCGAGGCCGTGCACAAGCTCAAAGTCATCGACGGCCTTTACCC CCTGCAGAAGCTGATCAACGACGAAGAGAAGCTGCAGGGTCTCCCCACCAAGTGCTGCAAGAAGACCACGGCGCGTCTCGTCCAGACACTGTGCAGAGAAGGACTGCTCAAGACGTTCACCACCACCGTCATCCaggacagcagcagcaggaag CTCGACCTGTACGTGCATCCGTCCGTCCAGCCCGACGACGAGCTGGTGAGAGCGAGCATCGATCAGGCCCGCTTCAAAATCACCAGCTCCGTCCTTCCTGCCGCATG CCGGCAGGCGCCGGTTGACAAAGAGCGGTCCCCCAAAGCCCAAACGCAGGAGACCAGTAAGAATTTCAGGAGCCTTGCCGAGATCAAGGAGGAACACTCGGCAGGGGACAAAGTGTTCAAGCCCACGATAG TTCGAGGACTGGGCAAGACTCTGGGCTTCCAGCCCAAGATGCACCGCCTGCGTGTTTTGCACTCCTTCCTCTGGTACGTCATCTACGACCACCCCCTGGGGCCCAGACCCCCCTGGATGGCGGGCGCTCCCGAGGTGGTCGTCCAAGAGCCGCCGGAAAAAACGGACGAGCGCGTCGTCACCCTCAAGGACCTGGACGCCGCCTTGTCCGAGGACGAGGCGGTGACGGAAATTCCCAGTCACGCCAGTTGTGAGATCAAAG TTTACAGCGAGGAGGATTCGTGGAAGAGGTTCGTCCCGCCCGTTCGCAGGCACTGCGATCGGGGCAGCGGCTGGGTGATCGTGGGGGACCTGCTGCTCTGCCTGCCGCTCTCCATCTACGTCCAGCTCATCCAGATCAACTACCAG GTGGACGGCCTGGAGGAGTACTTGAACGACCCGGTCAAGCAACACCATCTGATTCAGCAGCTGCCCCTAGCCATGAGGAAAAAGCTCTTTTTCAGACG GAGATACGTCTACGCCTTCTTTGAGAACCTCCAGCGCTTGGTCTGCATGGGCCTGCTGCACTTGGCTCCCGTGGAGAAGCTGAAGGAGAAAGACATG CTCTTTTGCTACCTGAAGCGCCACGCCACCATCGTGGACACCATGAACGCCGAGGCGCACTACTGGCTGGCGAAGGAGCCCGCCGACAAACCCTTTGACAGACGTCGCTACACTTTCAGCAGCGGCGACGACGTGGACACGTACTGGTTTGACCTTATGAGCATCTGCCTCAACACGCCTCTGG GCTGCATTCGGCCCAAGCGCGCCACCACGGCTGACGATGAGACGGCGCCGTCCTTTGTGAACGATCGGACCCTCTTTCTGGCCTTGGCTTCCTTGCTCAA GGGCAGCAACGCCGTGTGCGACGACGGCACCACGCCCGGCGACGGCAGAGGCGCCGGCGGTCTGGCCTCCGAGTTCTTTGCTCATCTCAAGCGCAACTGGCTGTGGACCAACAGCCTGCTGTCCTGTAACAGAAGG CGCCCCGCCGGATCCGACAACAGCAAATTGCGTCTGATGAGCCTGCTGAGTAAAGAAGCGCTGCGGGCGGCGCTGAAAGccg GAGCGTCTTCGCCTCGCTTCCTGACCGCCAAGAAGTCGGCGGTGACGCAAGAAACCGTAGAG GTGGCCGTCGAGCCGTCGTCCAGGAACCGGGAGGTGGTCGGAGGCAAGGGGCGCAAGAGGAAGAGAGCCAAAAAGGAAGTTGTCAAAATTCCTcgcaagaagaaaaaag AGCCCAAGAAGCGCATCCCCGCTCACGACGAGGCCGACCACCGCGCGCTGAAAAAGATGACCAGGCGGCGAGTCATCTGGGCGGTGCAGGAGGACTCTCTGCTCATGCTCTGCGCCGTGGCCTCGCATCTGCTCAACACCAAA TTGCGGAGGACCTTTGTGGCCCACTGCTTGGTGCGCGACCTTCTCCAGAGCGAGTTTCAGATCTCCGAGGACAAGACCTCGCTCGCCGTCGGGCGGCGCACTCGCTACATCCTCAAGAATCCGCAGACCTTCCTCAACTACAG GATCTGCCTGGCTGAAATCTATCAGGACAAAGACCTGCTGAAGCAGCTGCAGGACAACAAGCCCGCCGATCCCAATAACGCCGAG GACTGCGCCAAAGCCTTCGGCCAGTACGTGGAGCTCCTCCGCCAAAAGTTCAGCTCGGTCCTCAGCGCCGACGACGCCCGATTGCCCGAAAGCAAAAGCCAAGTCTTCTCGTT GTCCAAAGTGTGCACAATCGCCACGGACAAGCAGGTTCCCTGCAGGGACACCCTGACCTG CACCAAGGACATCCAGACCTTAGTGCTGTTCAACCTGATCCAGAGCACGCTGGCCATGACCAACCATCAAATGAAGGAGTCCAGATCCTTTCAG ACGTTCCACGTTTACAGCCGCTACCCGCAGGACCTTCTGTGCCAGGTGTTTGTTCAGTGCCGTAAACGTCACATGGTCAACCGTCGGCGCGTGTGCCACACGGCAGGACCCAAGAAGAACCGAGCGCTGCCCATCCTGCCCATGTCCTTCCAGCTCTCGCAGTCCTACTTCAG GTTGTTTTCCTGGCGTTTTCCTCACACCCTCTGCAGCGACTCCTTCGACTTCCTCAAGACCTTAGCGGACAACGGCACGGGCGACGACGGGCCGCCCGTCTCCTTCCGTCTGGAGAGGAAAAACCGCACAGCGGCCAAGGGCGAGGACGAGCCGGAAGGAGAGCCGCTCCCGGGCCACGGTCCCGAAGGTTCCCCCACGACGCGCTTCTCTCTGGACTCTCCCGGAGGAGCGTGCGTGGTGTCGCTCGCCCTCATGACTTTGGGACTCCTGTCCGTGCACGTGTCTGTCCCCAACAAGATGGTTGTGGTGGACAGCGACCTGGTGGATAACGACTTTAAAAG CACGGCCTCTTTGGAGGACGAAGACGACGAGGACGAAGTGGCCGGCGCCGTGGCGTGCGAGGGCCAAAAGCCGTTGCGGGTCAGCGCTTACCGGGCTTCGCACACAAAGTACCTGTTGATGAAAGGCTTTTTTGTTCCCGGCATCG TGCAACTCCGCAACCTGAACACCAGCGACAACATCGTGGTGGAGTCGTGCGTGGTCAGGATGCGGCTACGGCAAACGCCCCTCGGCGCCTTGCTGAGCCACCACGGCGCCGCTTTGGACTTGTCCCGATCGGGCCCGTCCCTGCTGCCGTCCGTCCTCACCCGCTGCGTGGGCGAGGGGGCGCCCGCTCCGGCCCGGCGTGCCGACTACTCGCCAGAGGACTGGCGAGCCCGCGCCCAGCTGAGCCGGCGCCTGGACGCGGCGGGGGAAATCGGCGTGGACCAGGCCGACCTTCTCCGGGAGCTCGCTCACCTCCCGAGCCTGGAGCGCTACCTGGAG GATTTACAGGAGGACGGTCAGGCGGTCAGGGTGGGCGCTTACGGCTTTCGCTGGGTGCTGAGCCGCCACGCCGCGCCCTGGATCCTTACCATCCAGCCCAGAACCGGGCCCCACACGCAGGCCGCCCCCGGCGACGATCCCTTCCTTCGCAAGAGGCCAGGTGAGATGGAAGGGGAGCCGCCGGCCAAAAAGATGGCGGCCACGGACGAGGGGAGAGGCCAGAAGAACCAGGAGGCGAAGCGGCGAGCCCAGGACTCTGCGGACGAGGAGCAGTGGCGTGGCGCCGAGGATGAGAAGAAAGACGGAGAAGGCGCTTTGCCGCAACAGGTCGACGACCTCGACGG CGGCGAGAGCGTGAGCTTCGCCAGCCGTCCGTGGCGCCTGGTGGACGGCACGCTGAACCGTCAGGTGTGCAAAGGCATGCTGGAGGCCGTCCTCTTCCACATCATGTCCCGTCCCGGCATCACTCTGCAAAGGCTGCTGTCCTACTACGAAGCGGTCCTGCAGCCcgtggtggcgctggagctgctCCAG TCGCTGGTGGAGCTGGGCTGCGTGGTCGAGCGCACGCTGGTCAAGAGAGGCAAGCCGGCGCTGTTCGGGCCCCCCCCGGTGACGACGGAGAGGCAAGAATGCATTTTCTACGAGCCCACCGTCGACTGCGTCCTCAGACTGGCTCGGGTGCTGCCCAACGAACACCACTGGAACTATTGCAAGAAGCAGCCTTGA